Proteins found in one Maridesulfovibrio sp. genomic segment:
- a CDS encoding 4Fe-4S dicluster domain-containing protein, translating into MSKTILIDTSRCTACRGCQIACKEWHELPANKTYQVGWGSHQNPQDLNPNNYKLLRFNEHLTDGIIRWNFFPDQCRHCEIAPCKETGDMYIEEAIVQDEDTGAIIFTSKTKGFDKEQFEEIKEACPYNIPRRDEKTKLLAKCTMCNDRIHNGMPPACVKVCPTGTMQFGDREEMLELGKKRLAKLKKDWPEAQLVDPDSVNVIYLIIDKPENYHEYVVSEAKIGPVSKKQFLATLARPFKAMKG; encoded by the coding sequence ATGTCCAAAACAATACTGATAGACACCTCTCGCTGCACGGCATGCCGCGGGTGCCAGATCGCCTGTAAGGAATGGCATGAACTGCCCGCAAACAAAACCTATCAGGTCGGCTGGGGCAGCCATCAAAATCCACAGGATTTAAATCCGAACAACTACAAACTGCTTCGCTTTAACGAACACCTGACTGACGGCATTATCCGCTGGAACTTCTTCCCTGACCAGTGTCGGCATTGTGAAATTGCCCCCTGCAAGGAAACAGGCGACATGTACATTGAAGAAGCAATCGTACAGGACGAAGATACTGGTGCAATTATCTTCACCTCCAAGACAAAAGGTTTCGATAAGGAACAATTTGAGGAGATTAAAGAAGCGTGTCCCTATAATATCCCGAGAAGGGATGAAAAGACCAAATTGCTCGCTAAGTGTACCATGTGCAACGACAGAATTCACAACGGTATGCCTCCGGCCTGCGTAAAAGTCTGCCCCACCGGAACTATGCAGTTCGGCGACAGGGAAGAGATGCTTGAACTGGGCAAAAAACGTCTGGCAAAGTTGAAAAAAGACTGGCCCGAAGCCCAGTTGGTTGATCCTGATTCGGTCAATGTCATCTATCTGATCATCGACAAACCGGAAAACTATCATGAATATGTCGTTTCGGAAGCTAAAATCGGTCCCGTGTCGAAGAAGCAATTCTTAGCCACACTGGCAAGGCCCTTCAAAGCAATGAAAGGATAA
- a CDS encoding formate dehydrogenase accessory protein FdhE translates to MEITSDLKQIESTLENIKKRDTSYGELVGRFGSLFKKIDQVRTHLSMTNLHYPGIETERLAAGVPIFAEADLYYWSDAFKQSDESLLPVIAEVLQLEPDTHRKLLAYMDVTENLLGLAQASIDKNLDHFEQISAQLGINPPTMLLYISDTISAPVLNAIALSMGEELSSISWEHGYCPVCGSSPSISQLSLKNMADSEYLVGGGGKKFLHCSLCGHDWHHKRNTCASCGNDDSDTREFLFMNDVEHERIEVCHKCGKYILNIDMRQYASRPHLDTIQMGLIHLDVLARDKKLVPVSPTLWNSIT, encoded by the coding sequence ATGGAAATAACTTCCGACCTGAAACAAATTGAATCCACACTGGAAAACATCAAAAAACGTGATACTTCATATGGTGAGCTTGTTGGCAGATTCGGTTCACTTTTTAAGAAAATTGATCAGGTCCGTACCCATCTGTCCATGACCAATCTGCACTATCCAGGCATCGAAACCGAACGTTTGGCTGCCGGTGTTCCAATCTTTGCCGAAGCTGATCTCTACTATTGGTCTGATGCTTTCAAACAGTCAGATGAAAGCCTCTTACCCGTTATTGCAGAAGTCCTGCAACTGGAACCCGATACACACCGTAAACTACTGGCCTATATGGATGTAACCGAGAACCTTCTTGGTCTTGCCCAGGCCAGTATAGACAAAAACCTGGACCATTTTGAGCAGATATCCGCACAACTCGGCATCAATCCGCCGACTATGCTGCTCTATATTTCTGATACTATTTCGGCCCCGGTATTAAACGCGATTGCGTTAAGTATGGGCGAAGAGCTTTCCTCAATTTCATGGGAACATGGCTACTGTCCCGTATGCGGCTCATCCCCCTCAATTTCACAGCTATCTCTCAAAAATATGGCTGATTCTGAATATCTTGTCGGAGGAGGGGGTAAAAAGTTTCTGCACTGTTCTCTCTGCGGGCACGACTGGCACCATAAACGAAACACCTGTGCTTCCTGTGGAAACGATGACAGCGACACCCGTGAATTTCTTTTTATGAATGATGTGGAACATGAAAGGATTGAAGTCTGTCATAAATGCGGTAAATATATTCTCAATATCGATATGCGCCAATATGCATCCCGGCCACATTTAGATACAATACAGATGGGTCTCATTCATCTTGATGTACTGGCGCGTGATAAAAAATTGGTCCCTGTTTCACCTACTCTTTGGAATAGCATCACATAG
- a CDS encoding cytochrome b/b6 domain-containing protein, with translation MFIKQASVCLVLALALFMAGAVHAADDTAVHSEQLYSKAAQLRQGALKQNQKCFSCHGKADITAKWVTDRGRTLQLHVDEVDYRNSVHSGQSCQSCHEGATEDAFASAPHKFKTQKPKDCKSCHGDYFKDIYEQVDHSYHTKAIVKKGKEFSCASCHDAHTFHLPKRTEEIASVVVETNERCFKCHSDLRGYQKLTDKKLLDQKMGHWFLPNKEKHFESVSCVACHGGKEGTEVHVIMEVKDTKVNCESCHSKSSAMTTKLNKYRSEQRAFAMVNKGLFNDTELKAKNAEAIKASMGEADSVLGFMNARLLENKYVLGVTQTPWLNAKFVQILAAMLLLIAVHAALRMMGSKATHVHGETVTMFPFTVRLWHWINAILFAILIVSGFAMHFGVGMGFEPAQSTHAYFALGLVALWILYLLYLILSGQLMQYLPRADFISASFAQAKYYMLGIYRGQENPAGHDPAKRLNPLQQTAYLSVLLVLFPVLIASGLALFIPEVIPPELMGMNGKHLVSLVHTGAAFLMILFIVIHLYLCTTGESIFALVRSMVTGKMKK, from the coding sequence ATGTTTATTAAACAGGCTTCTGTTTGCCTGGTCTTGGCTCTAGCCTTGTTTATGGCCGGAGCAGTCCATGCAGCGGACGATACAGCCGTCCACTCAGAGCAATTGTACTCAAAAGCCGCCCAGTTGCGCCAAGGTGCGCTGAAGCAGAATCAGAAATGCTTCTCCTGCCATGGCAAGGCTGATATTACCGCAAAATGGGTAACTGACCGGGGCCGCACTCTTCAGCTGCATGTTGATGAAGTGGACTACCGCAACTCAGTGCATAGCGGGCAGAGCTGCCAAAGTTGTCACGAAGGTGCAACTGAAGACGCTTTTGCAAGCGCACCCCATAAATTCAAAACCCAAAAGCCTAAGGACTGCAAGTCCTGCCACGGAGATTACTTCAAGGATATCTACGAACAGGTTGACCACAGCTACCATACCAAAGCCATCGTTAAGAAGGGTAAGGAATTCAGCTGCGCATCCTGTCATGATGCCCATACTTTCCATCTCCCGAAAAGGACTGAAGAAATAGCATCCGTTGTTGTTGAGACAAACGAACGTTGCTTCAAGTGCCATTCCGACCTGCGCGGATACCAGAAACTGACTGATAAAAAACTGCTCGACCAGAAGATGGGCCATTGGTTTCTGCCCAATAAGGAAAAGCATTTTGAATCCGTTAGCTGCGTAGCCTGCCACGGAGGAAAAGAGGGTACTGAAGTACACGTAATCATGGAAGTCAAAGACACCAAAGTTAACTGCGAGAGCTGTCATTCCAAGTCATCCGCCATGACTACCAAGCTCAACAAATACCGCAGTGAACAACGTGCCTTTGCAATGGTTAACAAAGGTCTCTTTAACGACACTGAATTGAAGGCCAAAAATGCTGAAGCCATCAAAGCGTCCATGGGTGAAGCTGACTCTGTGCTCGGTTTCATGAATGCTCGTCTGCTTGAGAACAAGTACGTACTCGGTGTAACCCAGACTCCGTGGCTGAATGCTAAGTTTGTCCAGATTCTGGCGGCTATGCTGCTTTTAATCGCAGTTCATGCAGCACTACGTATGATGGGATCTAAAGCTACTCATGTTCATGGTGAAACTGTGACCATGTTCCCGTTTACTGTAAGACTCTGGCACTGGATCAACGCAATTCTGTTCGCCATCCTGATTGTGAGTGGATTCGCCATGCACTTCGGGGTCGGTATGGGTTTTGAGCCTGCGCAATCCACCCACGCTTACTTTGCACTGGGACTTGTTGCTCTCTGGATTCTGTACTTACTCTATCTGATCCTTAGCGGACAGCTTATGCAGTATCTGCCGCGTGCGGATTTTATTTCCGCAAGCTTTGCGCAGGCCAAATACTACATGCTGGGTATTTACAGGGGACAAGAGAACCCGGCCGGACATGATCCTGCAAAGCGCCTGAACCCCTTACAGCAGACTGCTTATTTGTCCGTACTCTTGGTACTGTTCCCTGTACTGATTGCATCCGGGCTGGCTTTGTTTATCCCTGAAGTTATCCCCCCTGAACTGATGGGCATGAACGGCAAACATCTTGTTTCTCTGGTTCACACTGGAGCAGCATTCCTGATGATCCTATTCATCGTAATCCATCTCTATCTCTGCACCACCGGAGAGAGCATATTCGCACTCGTCCGTAGCATGGTCACAGGTAAGATGAAGAAATAA
- a CDS encoding cytochrome c3 family protein translates to MKNSKKFAFGAILLLFAMGIFLAPNALRAQDKAEKEKSVAEIDMEQHKAKQFTIDIIDDVVFGKLPVKSYHKKVHQNGANCELCHGVKAPTAPPDTRNCANCHGTPEDVAKRTEKLEPNPHKSPHWATELPCDTCHREHGKSEFYCKNCHHFDYQVP, encoded by the coding sequence ATGAAAAATAGTAAAAAATTCGCCTTCGGAGCGATTCTACTTCTGTTTGCAATGGGAATTTTCCTTGCGCCAAATGCACTGCGCGCACAGGATAAAGCTGAAAAAGAAAAAAGTGTTGCCGAAATTGATATGGAGCAGCACAAGGCCAAACAGTTTACCATCGACATTATTGACGATGTCGTCTTCGGCAAACTTCCGGTCAAAAGCTACCACAAGAAAGTTCACCAGAACGGTGCTAACTGCGAATTATGCCACGGTGTAAAAGCACCCACCGCACCGCCGGATACCCGCAATTGCGCCAACTGCCACGGCACTCCCGAAGATGTTGCCAAACGCACTGAAAAACTTGAACCAAATCCGCATAAATCCCCGCACTGGGCGACGGAACTCCCCTGTGACACCTGTCATAGAGAGCACGGTAAATCTGAGTTCTACTGCAAAAACTGCCACCACTTTGATTACCAGGTTCCCTAA
- a CDS encoding flavocytochrome c, producing the protein MPDSKGTKGKAAMMSRRKLLMNGGAMAAGAVLFGATGSLASEKAPSVRSELPTTKWDGEFDVLVIGSGFAALSAAIEARRKGLDVMVVEKMRVLGGNSCINGGLFAVAGSELQKKEGVKDSIDTMVKDMLKAGRGINHVELTKAIAEGSMDAYNFVIQCGAVFKPKLSWLGGHSVARTYLTHNASGSGIVRPLVDTARAEGVVLRTGCKMLDFIVNDDERIVGVRVRDGYRFPDEESGQVRMFRARRGVVLATGGFSQDAKYRAAQDPRLAGEIDSTNQLGATGEAMRAAFRAGAIPVQISLIQLGPWASPDEKGFGVASMFNIQSGFRYGVMVDRSKGTRFVNELADRKTRADAMLKKLDANGNPDYPIIIVDSKGAEACPTLDRCLKYKVVHGFDTIEQLANFYKIPAAKLTETINNYNKYVADKHDPEFGKPLSTATPIVKAPFYAVRGWPKVHHCMGGVEIDVKGHVLHSQNFKPISGLYAAGEVTGGPHGASRLGSCAITDCLVMGRTAGNSVASNEPS; encoded by the coding sequence ATGCCTGATTCTAAGGGTACAAAAGGAAAAGCAGCCATGATGTCCCGTCGTAAGCTGCTCATGAATGGAGGCGCCATGGCGGCTGGAGCTGTCCTTTTTGGTGCTACCGGCAGTCTTGCCAGTGAGAAAGCCCCCTCGGTTCGTTCCGAGCTTCCGACCACCAAGTGGGACGGCGAATTTGATGTGCTGGTCATCGGTAGTGGTTTTGCCGCTTTGTCCGCAGCCATTGAAGCACGCCGCAAAGGGCTTGATGTAATGGTCGTCGAAAAAATGAGAGTGCTGGGCGGTAACTCCTGCATTAACGGTGGTCTTTTTGCTGTGGCAGGTAGTGAGCTGCAAAAGAAAGAAGGCGTTAAAGACAGCATCGATACCATGGTCAAGGATATGCTCAAGGCCGGACGTGGTATCAACCATGTTGAACTTACCAAAGCCATTGCCGAAGGCTCCATGGATGCCTACAATTTCGTTATCCAGTGCGGTGCTGTGTTCAAGCCCAAACTTTCATGGCTCGGTGGACACTCTGTAGCCCGTACCTACCTGACCCACAATGCTTCCGGTTCCGGTATTGTCCGTCCGCTGGTGGATACTGCCCGTGCTGAAGGCGTAGTCCTGCGCACCGGTTGCAAAATGCTTGATTTTATCGTCAACGACGATGAGCGCATTGTCGGCGTCCGCGTCCGCGACGGATACCGTTTCCCGGACGAAGAAAGTGGACAGGTCCGCATGTTCCGCGCCCGTAGAGGAGTGGTCCTCGCTACTGGCGGCTTCAGTCAGGATGCAAAATACCGTGCTGCTCAGGACCCCCGTCTGGCCGGTGAGATCGACAGTACCAACCAACTCGGTGCAACAGGTGAAGCCATGCGCGCGGCCTTTCGTGCCGGGGCTATTCCTGTACAGATTTCCCTTATCCAGCTCGGTCCTTGGGCTTCCCCGGACGAAAAGGGATTCGGTGTTGCTTCCATGTTTAACATCCAGTCCGGATTCCGCTACGGTGTAATGGTAGACCGTTCAAAAGGAACCCGTTTTGTAAACGAACTGGCAGACCGTAAGACCCGTGCTGATGCTATGCTTAAGAAGCTTGATGCAAACGGTAATCCTGATTACCCGATCATCATTGTAGACAGCAAGGGTGCTGAAGCATGTCCTACCTTGGACCGTTGCCTCAAGTACAAGGTTGTTCACGGTTTTGATACCATTGAGCAGCTTGCTAATTTCTATAAGATTCCGGCAGCAAAGCTGACCGAGACCATCAACAATTACAATAAATACGTTGCGGACAAGCACGATCCCGAATTCGGTAAGCCCCTGAGCACCGCAACCCCCATTGTTAAAGCTCCTTTTTACGCTGTTCGCGGCTGGCCTAAAGTGCATCACTGCATGGGCGGCGTCGAAATCGACGTAAAAGGCCATGTCCTTCACTCCCAGAACTTCAAGCCTATCAGCGGCCTCTATGCCGCAGGTGAAGTAACCGGCGGCCCCCACGGGGCGAGCCGTCTTGGCAGTTGCGCGATTACCGACTGCCTGGTCATGGGACGCACCGCTGGTAACAGCGTTGCCAGCAATGAGCCGAGCTAG
- a CDS encoding sigma 54-interacting transcriptional regulator has product MAFSNHSELEIIDVLNRIDAARNIDINRIVTVVLRAAVELVQPSSAAFKIVFFNDDSDVYAFLNSNKQDIDFLDLEADFSEKILAFQDSFQSECTDEKFSFALVVDSPQAPKYERILQYVIDRCASAISFLLLNQKLQKNTNEVYRLRLNLENSFNSIPDAIVTVAEDMSILSANAAFLSLYGGILADYKGRTLDQCFGHNAGPYNSVIRQTLELGRITSHFRVNTKIPDGKECKLELNAAPLRTGEHTFGGVVLVIKDMTRLAVLEQQLEDRRLLNNMVGQSDAMKRVATLVHSLSDIATTVLITGESGTGKELIADALHYTGGRAEKRIVKVNCAALSESLLESELFGHVRGAFTGASREAEGRVAAAEGGTLFLDEIGDLPLAIQLKLLRFLEYKEYERVGSSKPRKANVRVVTATNANLVQKVKDGSFRKDLYYRLNVFQIELPPLRERREDIPLLAESFMNTFNNELGRSIKAISPEFMDALVMYDWPGNIRELRHCIEYAAILCLDEVLQPIHLPQNFRNNFNLFCDNSDVKQVARHEAVAPVGTSEPSSKKHAFDKQKVLEALEQAEWKKARAARILGISRPTLYRWMKRAGIVEV; this is encoded by the coding sequence ATGGCGTTTTCCAATCATAGTGAATTAGAAATAATAGATGTCTTGAATCGTATCGATGCGGCTCGAAACATAGATATCAATCGCATTGTTACTGTGGTTTTAAGAGCCGCAGTTGAATTGGTTCAGCCGTCTTCTGCTGCCTTTAAAATTGTTTTTTTTAACGATGATTCAGATGTTTACGCATTCTTAAATTCCAATAAACAGGATATTGATTTTCTGGATTTAGAAGCAGATTTTAGTGAAAAAATTTTAGCCTTTCAGGATAGCTTTCAGTCTGAATGCACAGACGAAAAGTTCTCATTTGCGCTCGTGGTGGACTCGCCGCAAGCACCGAAGTATGAGCGTATATTGCAATATGTTATTGATCGCTGCGCCAGTGCTATATCCTTTCTCCTGCTCAATCAGAAGTTACAGAAAAATACTAATGAAGTTTACCGCTTGCGTTTAAATCTGGAGAATTCTTTTAACAGTATTCCAGATGCAATTGTTACTGTTGCTGAGGATATGAGTATCCTTTCCGCTAACGCAGCTTTCCTTTCCCTCTACGGAGGAATTCTCGCTGACTATAAAGGGCGGACACTGGACCAATGTTTCGGGCATAACGCAGGGCCATATAATAGTGTTATCCGGCAGACATTGGAGCTGGGCCGGATTACTTCACACTTCCGAGTCAATACAAAAATACCAGATGGCAAAGAGTGCAAGCTGGAGCTTAATGCCGCACCATTGCGTACCGGAGAACACACCTTCGGCGGTGTCGTGTTGGTTATTAAGGATATGACCCGTCTCGCGGTTCTGGAACAACAGCTGGAAGACCGCAGGCTGCTTAACAATATGGTTGGTCAAAGCGACGCTATGAAGCGGGTTGCTACGTTGGTGCACAGTCTTTCGGATATTGCCACAACCGTGCTGATTACCGGAGAATCGGGTACGGGTAAGGAATTGATTGCCGATGCATTGCATTACACCGGGGGGAGGGCGGAGAAAAGGATCGTGAAGGTAAACTGCGCTGCTTTGTCGGAATCCCTGCTGGAAAGTGAATTATTCGGGCATGTGCGCGGAGCTTTTACCGGCGCTTCTCGTGAAGCTGAGGGGCGTGTTGCCGCGGCTGAAGGCGGCACCCTCTTTCTTGATGAGATCGGCGATCTGCCGCTAGCCATTCAGCTTAAACTGTTGCGTTTTTTAGAATATAAGGAATACGAACGCGTTGGCAGCTCCAAGCCGCGTAAGGCTAATGTGCGCGTGGTTACGGCCACAAACGCCAATCTGGTGCAAAAGGTTAAGGATGGTTCCTTTCGTAAGGACTTGTACTATAGGCTTAATGTCTTTCAGATTGAGCTTCCTCCGCTCAGAGAGCGTCGTGAAGATATTCCGTTGCTGGCAGAAAGTTTTATGAATACCTTCAATAATGAGCTGGGCCGTTCCATAAAAGCCATTTCTCCGGAATTCATGGATGCTCTTGTTATGTACGATTGGCCGGGAAATATTCGCGAGTTGCGGCATTGCATTGAGTACGCGGCAATCCTGTGCCTTGACGAGGTCTTGCAGCCAATTCATCTACCACAGAATTTCAGAAATAATTTCAATCTTTTTTGTGACAATTCAGATGTGAAACAAGTGGCTCGGCATGAAGCTGTAGCGCCTGTTGGAACCTCTGAACCATCTTCCAAAAAGCATGCTTTTGATAAGCAAAAGGTGCTTGAAGCTTTGGAACAGGCAGAGTGGAAGAAGGCCCGGGCCGCTCGAATTCTTGGAATAAGCCGCCCGACACTTTATCGCTGGATGAAGAGGGCAGGGATCGTTGAAGTGTAA
- a CDS encoding ABC transporter ATP-binding protein, with protein MKNTVLELQKLSAGYNGKNVIRDISFDVGAGEIFALVGESGSGKSTVLKTIMGLPSNGVRTSGGAIKFNGRNLTELSAEERRKLLGDKLCTVFQNPATSMNPIRKIRSQFLDTMRSHKRFDTEKSLAAIRTAFIKIGLGDADRVLDCCPFELSGGMCQRVALAMAMVMEPTLILADEPTSALDVMNQRQVIEEFRILREECGASILLVTHNISLASHIADRVAIMHCGEIVECGVTGEVLKSPQHSYTKKLISDVPCLRAAYPAYNYSSKFLEVSSVTKRYCIAERTIDAVRNVGFSLSRGEVLGIVGESGSGKSTLSRQLLQLENTDEGSIKYEGEEVTAMNRRSLRNLYRRAQMVFQIPLTSFDQNKRIRVTMRDAARNLTDRKRKSAADEYINDLMHRVGLTPELADRYPWEISGGQCQRAAIARALIAEPELLICDEATSALDVSSQARIADLLRSLVRECNMSMIFISHDIALVSGLCHTVMVMKDGQCVEYGPVEKIITAPENGYTMELLKASSFC; from the coding sequence ATGAAAAATACAGTGTTGGAGCTGCAGAAACTTAGCGCTGGATATAATGGGAAGAATGTCATCCGCGACATCTCCTTTGATGTAGGTGCGGGAGAGATCTTTGCGTTGGTAGGTGAATCCGGTTCGGGTAAGTCTACGGTTCTAAAGACTATAATGGGACTTCCTTCCAATGGAGTAAGGACTTCCGGCGGAGCTATAAAATTCAACGGACGGAATTTAACTGAGCTATCCGCCGAAGAACGCAGGAAATTGCTGGGTGATAAGCTATGCACAGTATTTCAGAATCCTGCCACTTCCATGAATCCCATACGGAAGATACGCAGTCAGTTTCTGGATACCATGCGCAGCCATAAACGGTTTGATACTGAAAAATCTCTCGCTGCAATAAGAACCGCTTTCATAAAAATAGGTCTGGGTGATGCTGACCGAGTGCTGGACTGTTGCCCCTTTGAACTTTCAGGGGGAATGTGCCAGCGCGTTGCTTTGGCTATGGCTATGGTCATGGAACCAACCCTTATCCTTGCTGACGAACCGACCAGTGCTCTGGACGTGATGAACCAGAGGCAGGTTATAGAAGAATTTCGTATTTTACGTGAAGAGTGCGGTGCATCAATCCTCTTAGTTACTCACAATATATCTCTTGCTTCGCATATAGCGGACAGGGTGGCTATCATGCACTGTGGGGAGATTGTCGAATGTGGAGTTACCGGAGAGGTTCTCAAGTCACCGCAGCACTCATATACGAAAAAATTGATATCTGATGTTCCCTGTTTGCGGGCGGCCTATCCTGCTTATAATTATTCTTCTAAATTTCTAGAAGTGAGCAGTGTAACAAAGCGGTACTGTATTGCTGAACGGACGATAGATGCCGTCCGTAACGTTGGTTTTAGTCTTTCACGCGGCGAGGTTTTAGGAATTGTGGGGGAGTCAGGATCCGGCAAGAGCACTCTTTCAAGGCAGCTCCTGCAGTTGGAGAATACTGATGAGGGGAGCATAAAGTATGAAGGGGAAGAAGTTACGGCCATGAACAGGCGGAGCCTGCGTAATCTTTATCGTCGGGCACAGATGGTGTTTCAGATTCCGCTTACCTCATTTGATCAGAATAAGAGGATTCGAGTAACCATGAGAGATGCTGCTCGTAACCTTACCGACCGGAAAAGGAAAAGTGCAGCCGATGAGTATATCAACGACCTAATGCACAGAGTGGGGCTGACACCGGAGTTGGCGGATCGTTATCCATGGGAAATATCAGGGGGGCAGTGTCAACGTGCAGCCATAGCCCGCGCACTGATTGCCGAACCTGAACTTCTTATTTGTGACGAAGCTACCAGCGCGCTCGATGTTTCTTCTCAGGCACGGATTGCAGACCTTTTACGTTCTTTGGTTCGGGAATGTAATATGAGTATGATCTTCATTTCTCACGATATTGCCTTGGTCAGTGGCCTTTGTCATACAGTGATGGTGATGAAAGATGGTCAGTGTGTGGAATACGGACCGGTAGAAAAAATAATTACCGCTCCTGAAAACGGCTATACTATGGAATTATTAAAGGCTTCGTCTTTTTGTTAA
- a CDS encoding ABC transporter permease: MKKIHKDFWLRVFLIIALFLIVGSLFAKHFAPNDPYSTHIMSMRQAPGMEYPMGTDAMGRCVLSRLLYGARTSVFSALSLVFITAVFGAFVGILCGYYSGSADRIVMRFIDGIMAFPQMVLAISVAGILGGGMGNAMLAMGFASWTPYARLARSRVISLKNEEFIQAARISGCSDSVIMIKYILPNIFNSLLTFATSQIGTVMLGFAGLSFLGLGVQLPQAEWGSMISESRGMLRTAPWTVMYPAAALVITVMVFNYLGDALRDRIDVKDLGEDRV, translated from the coding sequence ATGAAAAAAATACATAAAGATTTCTGGTTGAGGGTGTTTCTTATCATAGCCCTTTTTTTGATAGTAGGAAGTTTATTTGCGAAGCACTTTGCTCCGAATGATCCTTATTCCACACATATAATGAGTATGCGGCAGGCTCCGGGGATGGAGTATCCGATGGGAACGGATGCCATGGGTCGCTGTGTTTTATCTCGATTGTTATACGGTGCGCGGACAAGTGTTTTCTCGGCTTTGAGCCTAGTATTTATTACTGCTGTATTTGGGGCTTTTGTCGGCATTCTTTGTGGCTATTACAGTGGTTCGGCCGATAGGATTGTCATGCGTTTTATCGACGGTATTATGGCCTTTCCGCAGATGGTTTTAGCTATTTCCGTTGCCGGTATCCTAGGAGGGGGAATGGGTAATGCCATGCTGGCCATGGGTTTTGCCAGTTGGACACCCTATGCCCGTTTAGCCAGAAGTCGCGTCATTTCGCTGAAAAATGAGGAATTCATTCAGGCCGCCAGAATTTCAGGCTGTAGTGATAGCGTGATCATGATCAAATATATTTTGCCAAATATTTTCAATTCGCTTCTCACCTTTGCAACTTCCCAGATCGGGACAGTCATGCTGGGGTTTGCCGGACTTTCTTTTCTCGGGCTCGGTGTACAGCTTCCTCAGGCTGAATGGGGCAGTATGATCAGCGAGTCCAGGGGGATGCTACGTACCGCCCCTTGGACAGTCATGTATCCCGCTGCGGCCCTTGTTATAACTGTAATGGTATTTAACTATCTGGGTGATGCCTTGCGTGACCGCATCGATGTTAAGGATCTTGGCGAGGACCGTGTATGA
- a CDS encoding ABC transporter permease, with translation MFKYIQSRLLRLIPVLLVITFITFSLMFLASGDPAQKKLIAQGTVPTDEVLKATRESMGLNDPFLVRYGNWLWCFLQGDLGESYSKGLPVSRLMWKAMGKTAMVAVSALVLSLIVSIPFGIWTAVKKNTVVDYLVRFFTFLANAIPSFLAALLLIYLFCVYLQWLPVLAKNSFQGLILPTVALAMPTIGKFIKQIRAEVLGELSHNYVTGAQARGVKSGTLLVKDVLHNSMLSILTVIGFAVGHLFAGSVVIEAIFQWPGMGKLVMDAITARDYPVIQGFVVYIAIIYVLINLLTDLAYRYFDPRVTES, from the coding sequence ATGTTTAAATATATTCAAAGTCGTCTACTGAGGCTCATTCCTGTTCTTTTAGTGATAACGTTCATTACATTTTCCCTTATGTTTCTTGCTTCAGGCGATCCGGCACAAAAGAAATTGATAGCTCAGGGAACAGTCCCGACGGATGAGGTGCTTAAAGCCACTCGGGAGAGCATGGGCTTGAATGATCCTTTTCTTGTACGGTACGGGAACTGGTTGTGGTGCTTTTTGCAGGGTGATCTCGGAGAATCATACTCAAAAGGGCTGCCGGTATCACGGCTGATGTGGAAGGCTATGGGCAAAACTGCGATGGTGGCAGTTTCTGCACTGGTACTTTCCCTGATTGTATCCATCCCTTTTGGAATCTGGACCGCGGTTAAAAAAAATACAGTTGTAGATTATCTTGTCAGGTTTTTTACTTTTTTAGCCAACGCCATTCCCTCGTTTTTGGCTGCTTTGCTGTTGATCTATCTTTTTTGCGTGTATCTTCAGTGGCTTCCAGTTCTAGCGAAAAATAGTTTTCAGGGTCTTATCCTGCCTACAGTCGCTCTTGCCATGCCGACAATAGGCAAGTTTATCAAGCAGATTAGAGCGGAGGTGCTTGGTGAGCTGAGTCATAATTATGTAACCGGGGCTCAGGCAAGAGGCGTAAAGTCCGGTACGCTTTTAGTAAAAGACGTGCTTCATAATTCCATGCTTTCCATATTAACGGTTATAGGTTTTGCCGTGGGCCATTTATTTGCCGGTAGCGTTGTTATCGAGGCAATTTTCCAATGGCCCGGAATGGGTAAACTGGTAATGGATGCGATTACAGCCAGAGACTACCCGGTGATACAAGGATTCGTAGTTTATATCGCGATCATCTATGTACTCATCAACTTGCTGACCGATCTGGCCTATCGCTATTTTGATCCACGGGTAACCGAAAGCTGA